The window GCTGTTTCGCCGCGACGCCCTACCGCAACGCGCATGCCATCGCCAACGAAATAGACAATGCGCGGTCGCCGTCCAATCGGATCGATCCTCTCGCACGGTGCGCGCCTGCCTGCAATCCCCGTCACGGTCAGCGAGTAGAACGGCGACATCACCTTGTCAGGCCACGGACAGGGAAATTCCCAGCCGACCAGCTTTATCGGAATCCGGCAGCAGGCATTCATGGCCTAGCCTCAGAATGACTTCCCGGATGGACGGCCCCTTGTGGGGGGCCGCCTCATCCGGTGGCAGATGGACAGCTAGGCAGATATCCGGCGTCCGCCTTAGAAGCGCCGAATCAGGGAAAAGTCGTTGCCAAGCCAAACCGCTCAAAGCTAATTGCAGAGCCGCTTTCAGGGGATGACTTGTAGGTGTGGGTACAGGTCTAGGTGCAGGTGAAGGTATAGGTGCAAGTGCAAGAGCTTTCATGCTGCGATCCTCAGAAGCTCGCGGACGACTGAGTAACGGACAGCAGGTGCTAGCTTCTGCTGGCGGGCAGTCGTGGTGACGGTGTCCACCTTGCCGACGATGATGCGGCGGGTAAGGCTCTGGAGGTCAAACCTGTCAAAGCGCCCCGGAAGCTCTAGCAGGCGCGCGTATTCGCGAACAAGGTCGCAGCCTGCCGATGCCTTGAAACGCCCTGAGCGGCCTTCCTTGCCCACTAGCGCGGCGACGTTGTAGTGCCGAGACACCAGCGCCCCGAAGTGTTCGCCGGGGTCGACTACGGTGAATGACAGGGACAGCTTTGGAGACCGGCCCATGAACTTGTACGTCTGCCAGTGCTGGAGTGATAGCTGGTATTCGCCCGGTGGTATCAGGGCCGGCAAACCGCCATCGATGACGCCGTCGCAACTTGGAACGATTCTCAAATCAGGGGCCGCGCCCATTGTTGTCCCTCGCCGGGGCCAGCGTTACACTGGCCCCTGCACTCGTTAGCCCGATTGCACCTTGAAGCCCCAGCCGCGCCAACGGTCTGGGGTTTCGCTTATGCGGCCTCGCCATCGCCGCGAATCAAGCGCGTGCGCAACTGCGACACCGCAGTCCTCGCATCCGCCAGGTCGCGCAACAGGCAGTCGCATTTGTCCGCGCATGGCCGCTTGCTCAACTCTGCGAACTTACCGGCCAAGCCCTCGCCCAAGTCGGACAACGTCGGCTGCCGCGTCATCGTGAAAATGTTGTCTGCCATGGCTTCCTCAGCGTTGACGTGTTGCGATGGTTTCGAGGTCGGCGACCATGCCCTTCAGCAGCAAAGAAATGCCGGGCAATGTGTCGTCGGAAAGGTTCGGGTCGGATGCGTCAACCGACTGCAGCAGGTCGAGGACAGCGAACGCCTTAATGCGAATCTCCGTCGCCTTGTCCACGTCCTGGATCGGCAGGAAGTAAGTCGGATGCACGCTCACGCCGGCACCTCAGTTGCGTCCAGAATCGCCTCTGCAACTTCCAGCAGGTGCATTGCGGCGAAGGTCGGCGCATGGCGATCCTCAAACTCCATATCGACTGAGGCGCTAACGCATAGCAATGCGCTATTGACCAGTAGCGTCGCCGCCTTGATTGCCTTGTGCGGATCCCCACCGTGCGCGACCTGCAATCCTGCTTCGCCCATGAATCCACGGACGCTATGCGCGCCAGAGCGAACACCCTTCCTCTCGGTCACGGCGCTCATGCGGCGAACTCCTCGGGCAGGCTATCGGCGAATGCGTCGACCTCTTCCCGCGTCATGGTCGCCCCGACCTCAGGAGGTGGCAGCATGTTCTGGATGGCCGCGCGCATCAGCTTGCGCATCCGCTTCTGGTCGACCGCGTTCGCCTCTCGGTAGAGCTTCAGAAACTCGACTTCCTGCGCGTCGCGCGCGTGGTCACTGACCGGAATCGATGCCTTCACTTCGGCCACTAGCTGCTGGCGTACGGCGCTCATGGCGACACCTGCGCAATGCCAAGCTCGGTGGCGAGGGTTTGCAGGTCGCAGTGCGTGGCGGCGACCGTGTTGTGGTCAACGTCCACGATGTAGTGCAGCCCGAGATTGCTGTCCGGGTTCTCACCGCGAGCCGTGCGCAACGCCTGCCCGTCCTTTGCCAGTCGGCGATTGATCTTCGCGATCAACGCCTTGTCGGTGTCGGTGTTCATGCGGCCCCCTTTTCCAGCTTGGAGACGTAGTTCTCCAGCGCTTGCCGGGTGATCCGGCGGAGCCTGCCGACCTTGTAGGACTTCAGGTCTCCGGACTGGATTGCGCGGTAGATCGCGCTGCGGTTCATGTCGGTAGCCGCTGCTGCGGCCTCCGGGAGTAGCTAAGTTTTTGTTCCTGCTGCATTTTGTCCTCCGTTGGATGGATTGAACAGGTTTCGTAGTGTGCGAAACCTGCCGAAACCATATGACACCCCACGGGCATTTGCAACAGTTTTCGCAAACTGCCAAAATCAGGCCATGTCAAAGCCCACCAAACGCGGCCCCGGACGCCCGGCCAAAGCCACTGGCGACAAGCCGGAACAGTTCAGCGTGCGCCTACCTCCCCATCTCAAATTGGGGCTAGAGGTCTATGCGGCGGACAACAATTTGTCCCTTAGCTCGGCTGCCGAAAAGGCGATTTCAGACATGCTTTCGTCGGCGAAGCTAAGTAACGGAATGACGATTCCTGAGGTTGTGGACAAGGTCGAACTCACGCCACGAGGTAGGAGACTGATTAGCCTTTATCTCATCAGCGAGCGCTTCGTGAGCGTTGAAGATCGGCACATCCTGGACGTTGTGTTTTCGTCCAAGGAAATGAAGGCCGCCGAAAGCGAGCGGGAGGCCAAGGTGTCGCAGCGCATGAAGATGGAGGTTGTGAAGTTCGCCATGGATCATTGGATGGTGATAAGCCGTGCAATCGGCGGCACATGGTGGCGAATCCATGAACCAATCAGCCTGCACTCCATCGTCTTTCCATCAGAGGAAGAGGTGGCTGAGAAGAAAGAACAGGAAGAGGCTTGGGTGCAGGACTTCTTGAAGCGCACCGGCTAGCCAACCAGCAACTCCACCGCCGCCGCCTTGTGTTCCGGCGCAAGGTGCGCATACCGCAGCGTCATCGTGATGTCGCTGTGTCCCAGCAATTCCCGAACAGTGTTCAAGTCGACTCCGGCCATGACCAGCCGCGAAGCGAAGTCGTGCCGCATGTCGTGGAATCGGAAGTCCTGAATCTTCGCGTCGGTCAGAAGTGCCTCCCAACCATCCTGCATGCTGAAGACCCCGAACACGGGGCCATTGCCCGGATGATCCTTGCGCCAGGTCGTGAGGACTGTCACCGCCTCGCTGTTGAGCGGTAGGTGCCGATCCTTTCCGTTCTTTGCGTAGCCGGCGCGGATGGTCAGAACCTTCGCCTTCAGGTCGACATCGCCCCAGCGGATCTGTGACAACTCGCCACGACGCATCCCTGTATTCAGCGCCAGCAGCACCATGGGCATGACGTGGTCGGTATAGCCCTGAAACGCGCCCATCGGGGCTTGGCTGCGATCCTTGCGCCATTGGTCTCCACGTTCCCGGCGTGCCTTCCTGTGCGCCTCACGCGCGTCTAGCGCGTCCCTGAGCGCCTTGGACTCCACGGGTGATAGGTAGCGCACCCGCTTCTCGATACCGCGCGTAATCCGCTTCACGCCGGCCAGCGGATTCGTCGTCAGCAGCTTCCACGTCACGGCCTGCTGCAGCGCCGCCTTGATCCTGTCTAGGTCACGGTTCGCAGTCGCCGGTTTCATGCCAGCGTTAAGGCGCTCAGTCTTCAGCGCGTCCCAGTCGTGGACGGTGATGCTATCCATGCGCCGCCCGTACCAGTGGCCGAAGACGGTCTTGATTGCGCCGATAGTCCCCTTGCCGGCCTTGGCGTTCGCCAGCACGTAGGGCGCGTAGTGGCCTTCCATGAACTCGCCCAGCGTGTCGGCCTTGCCGCGCGCCGACTTGACTGGCGCGCCGTGTGCGGCGATCTCGGCCAGCACCATGGTTGCCGCATGGCGGGCAGCCGCCAGCGTCATCACAGGGAAGTCGCCGAGGTTGCGCGCCTGTCCCCTGCCCCACGTCACGGCCCACGCCTTCTTGCCGGATGGCTGAACACGTAGGATCAGCCCAGCAGGATCCGTGTCGCGTAGCACGTAGACTGAGGCCGCCGGCTTGGCAGCTTCCACACCAGCTTTCGACAACTTAGAGCGTGTCAGCTTAGGCATGGTGCGATTCTGCACCTATTCCGCAAAATCGGGTGCGTCGCCATACGGAGTGGAACTCGATGGGACACAGAATCAATCACTTAGGCGCTAAGCCGTTGAGTAACAACGGCAAAACATTGCGTTGCGGACGCAAGCGCGCCGGTTTCATGATGGAGGCCTAGAATCCCGCAATGGTTCCCCGGCAACGCCTCACAGTCTCCTGCCTGCCAGCCCTGTTGGTGGCGCTGACGTCCGTACCCGCAGTGGCCGGCGAGACCGCGCGCTACGCATTCGACCCGGTGCATACGCGAGTCCTGTTCGCCATCGACCACGCCGGTTTCTCCAAGGCGATCGGCACCATTTCCGGCAGCGAGGGCAGCCTGCATTTCGATGTGGACGACTGGTCCAGCGCGCGCCTTGACGTTGTGGTGCCGATGCACAAGCTGGACATGGGCGACAGCGACTGGACCGCCTCGGTATTCGCCCCGCGCTTCCTCGACGTGAAGCGCTATCCGCAGGCGCGTTTCGTCGCCACCAACGGTCTGCAACGCGAGGCCGGCAACCGCGGCCGTGCCTGCGGCCAGCTGACCTTGCACGGCGTCACCCGGCCGCTGTGCCTGGACATCGTCATGAACAAGGCCGGTCGCTATCCGCTGCCGCCGTTCCGCCGCACGATCGGATTTTCCGCGACCGCGATGCTCAAGCGCAGCGATTACGGCATGACCCGTTGGCAGTCGCTGGTCGGCGACGACATCGAGTTGCGCATCGAAGCCGAACTGTTCCGCCGCGATGGCGAAGACGCGCAACCCGCGCAGCCGGATGCACCATCGATCGATCCCTCCACCCCCATCCAAGACTGAACCACGACGAGGCCCGCCATGCCGCTGAAGAACACGCGCGACCAATGGGGCAGCGTCAGCAAGCTGCTGCACTGGACCACCCTGCTGTTGCTGGTCTGGATCGGTTGGCTGGGCCTGACCATGGGCGACCTGCCGAACGGCCCCGGCAAGATCGCCACCTACGCGCTGCACAAGTCGATCGGGATCACCATCCTCACCCTGGTCGCGATCCGCATCGCTTGGCGATTGCATGCGGGTGCGCCCGATCCGATCCCGGGCACGCCGCGCTGGCAGGAACGCATCGCATCGCTCACCCATCTCGGGCTGTACGCATTGCTGCTGGCGATGCCGCTCAGCGGCTGGATCCTCAATTCCGCTTCCGGCTACCCGCTGCAGTGGTTCGGCCTGTTCAACCTGCCCGCGATCACCGGCAAGGACCACGACCTGCACGAACTGGCCGAGGACATCCACGAATCGCTGTTCTGGGCGATCACGACACTGGTCGTGCTGCATGCCGCCGCCGCGTTCTACCACCATCTGTTCCAGCGCGATGCCACCCTGCTGCGGATGCTGCCTGGCGGTCAGCGGCGCGTCGAACAGCCCCCGGAGACCCCCGATGCGTAAGACCCTGATCCTGGCCATGACGCTGCTGTGCGCACCCGCCTTCGCCGCCGACTACGTGCAGGCACCCGGATCCACCCTGACCTTTGCCGGCAGTTATCAAGGCGACGTCTTCACCGGGCGTTTCCCCGGCTTCGCCACGGCCTTCCGCTTCGATCCGAAGCAGTTGGCGACATCGAAGCTGGTCGTCAGCATTCCGCTGGCGACAGCGGCCACCTCGAATGCCGACTACGACGGCGAGCTGCGCGGCACGTCGTTCTTCGATTCCGCCAAGTTCCCGCGCGCGACATACAACGCCACCAAGTTCCGCGCGCTCGGCGGCAACCGCTATGCCGCCGACGGCGTGCTGACCCTGCGCGGCGTCAGCAAGCCGGTGGTGCTGGAATTCACCTGGACGCCGGGTGCAGCGCCCGTGCTTGCCGGCAAGGCCACGGTCAAGCGACTGGCGTTCGGGGTGGGCGGCGGCGATTGGGCCGATACCGCGCTGATCCCGGATGTGATCGCGATCAGCACCAGGGTGATGTTCAAGGCGAAATAGCCGCGCACCGCTCGCGATGCGCGCGATCGTGGCACCCTGCATGCCCACGCGCAGGATCCCGCGGAGTCTGCATGCCCCTGTTTCCCCTGTTCGCCGACCTGCACGGCCGCGAGGTGCTGGTGGTCGGCGGCGGCGAGGTCGCCACGCGCAAGATCCAGGCGCTGCTGCGGGCCGGTGCACGGGTACTGATTTACGCCCGTGAACTGGCACCGGCGCTGCAGGCGTTGGCGGTGGAGGGACGCCTGCATCGGCTGGAGGGCGATGCCGTCGACCCGCAGTGGATCGAACGCGCGTGGCTGGTGGTGGCGGCGACCGACGACCACGCACTCAACCGCGAACTCGCCGGCATCGCCGCGGCCGCAAAGCGCTGGATCAACGTGGTCGACGATGCCGAGTTGTCGAGCTACCAGGTGCCGGCGGTGGTCGACCGCGACCCGATCACCATCGCGATTTCCTCCGCCGGCGCCGCGCCGATGCTGGCGCGCCAGTTGCGCGAGCGGCTGGAAGCCGAGATCGATCCTTCGCTCGGCGACCTCGCCCGCCTGTTCGCGCGGCATCGTGGCCGCATCCGTCAGCGACTGCCTGCGATGCGCGAACGCCGCGACTGGTTCGAGCGGATGCTCACAGGCGACATCCCTGCGTTGCTGCGCGCCGGCGACATCGATGCCGCCGAGCACGCCTTCGAGGCTGCACTCGCCGAACGTGGTACGCGGCGTGTGGCGGGTTCGGTCGCATTGATCGGTTGCGGCGACGGCGATCCCGGCCTGCTCACGCTGCGCGCCTTGCGCCTGCTCAACCAGGCCGACCTGATCCTGGTCGGCGACGGCGTGGCCCAGGCGATCATCGACATCGCCCGGCGCGATGCGACGATGCAGCCGCTGCCAACGACCGACGATCTGGTTGAGCTGCTGTCGGCGCATGTGCAGGCCGGCCTGCACGTGGTCTGCCTGCGCCCGGGCAGCGGTTTCACCGATGCCGGCAGCCGCGGCCTGCGCAATGCCTTGAGCGAACGCGGGCATGCCTGCGAAACCTTGCCCGGCGCAGTCTGGCCCGGCGACTGATCGAATGACCGGGTTTGGCACGGCTATCCCATGTCGAGGAACGCGCGCACCGCATCCGCATCGAACGGCCAGTCAAGTTCGAGTTCGCGATCGGCAGCGCGGAACACCGGCACACGCAGGCCGTAGCGCGCTTCCAGTGCGTCGTCATCGTCGATGAAGACGCTGGTGAACTCCGGCGTGCGCGCCTCAGCCAACACCGCAAGCGCGAGGTCGCACAGATGGCAGGTATCGCGCTGGTAGAGGATCAGTTCCATACGCCTGCGTCAGTGGCCGTGTCTGCGGGCGGCCTAGAATAGCGACCCGCTCCCGCCACGCAGTGCGCAGCCCATGGCCGTCTCCACCTTCGACCTCTACAAGATCGGCATCGGCCCGAGTTCGTCGCACACGGTCGGGCCGATGCGCGCGGCGGCGCGTTTCGTCGAGCACCACCTGGCCGAAGCCGGCCGCCTGGGCGACGTGGCCCGCGTGCGCGCCGAGGTGTTCGGTTCACTCGCGTTGACCGGTCGCGGCCACGGCACCGACAAGGCGGTGCTGATGGGCCTGGAAGGGCATTGGCCGAACAAGATCGATCCCGATGTCATCCCCGCTGCGCTGGAACGCATCCGCGCGAGCAAGCTGATCCGCCTGCATGGCGGGCGCGAAATCGCGTTCAACGAAAAATCCGACTTGGTGATGAACAAGCGGCAGAAACTGCCATTTCACACCAACGGCATGCGCTTCATCGCTTATGACGCGAGTGGCGCCGAAATCGCCAACCGGGATTACTATTCGGTGGGTGGCGGCTTCGTGGTCAATCAGGACGAAGCCGCGGAAGACCGCATCGTCGCCGACACCACGCCGGTCGCGCATCCGTTCGCCAGCGGCGACGAACTGCTGGCGCGCTGCGCGGCATCCGGGCTGTCGATTGCGCAACTGATGCTGGCGAACGAGCGCGCCTGGCGCAGCGAGGAGCAGGTGCACGATGGCCTGCGCGAGTTGTGGCAGGCGATGCAGGACTGCGTGGCGCGCGGCATTCGCCAGACCGGCACCCTGCCCGGTGGCCTGCACGTATCCCGCCGCGCGCCCGCCTTGTTTGCGGAACTGTCGTCCAAGCCGGAAGCGGCGATGCGCGATCCGTTGACCGTGCTCGACTGGGTGAATCTGTACGCACTCGCCGTCAACGAGGAGAACGCCGCCGGCGGCCGCGTGGTCACCGCTCCCACCAATGGCGCGGCCGGGATCATCCCTGCAGTCCTGCACTACTACGACCGCTTCTGTGCCGGTGCCAACGAGAAAGGCGTGTTCGATTTCCTGCTCACCGCGTCCGCGGTCGGTATCCTCTACAAGGAAAACGCCAGCATCAGCGGTGCCGAGGTCGGCTGCCAGGGCGAAGTGGGCGTGGCCTGCTCGATGGCCGCCGCCGGCCTGACCGCCGCGCTCGGCGGCACGCCCGGGCAGATCGAGAACGCCGCGGAGATCGGCATGGAGCACAATCTGGGCCTGACCTGCGACCCGATCGGCGGGCTGGTGCAGATTCCCTGCATCGAGCGCAACGCGATGGGCGCGGTCAAGGCGATCAATGCCAGCCGCATGGCGCTGCGCGGCGACGGCAAGCACAAGGTCAGCCTGGACAAGGTGATCAAGACCATGCGCGACACCGGCCGCGACATGCAGGACAAGTACAAGGAAACCAGCCGCGGCGGCCTGGCGGTCAACGTCATCGAGTGCTGAGATCGCATGCCTGCAATCAAACGGTGATGACAACGCGGGGCGTTCCCGGTCTAGACTGAATGGATGCAAGCCTTGCTGGCGAGCGTGTTGCGGGGGCACTGCTGACCGGGCTGTATTTCGCCGGGGCGGTGATCGCGGTGCTTTACCTGCGCACCCCCGCCGACGTCACCCTGTTCTGGCCCGCCGCCGGCATCGGCTACGCCGCGGTGCTGCGCTACGGCCTGAAGCAGGCACCGACGATCGCCATCGCGCAATTGCTGCTGCACCTGTTCGTGGTGCCGGTGCCGAGCACCTTCCTGCTGTATTCGGTGGCCAGCAATTCGGTCGCGACCGTGCTCGCGTGTGCCTACGTGCACTACAGCCGCAAGCAGCTGCAATTCCGCATCAACGATGGCCTGTTGCTGCTGCGCGGCGGATTGCTGCTGGGCGCGATCAGTGCTGCGATCGGCACGGTGGGCATGCTCCAGGGCGACATGATTCCCACCGGCGACTTGCCGCGGGTTTACTTGCAATGGTTGCTGGGCGATCTGCTCGGCATCACCGCGGTCACCCCCAGCCTGCTGTTCCTGTTCAATATCAATCGCCGCAACACCACGCACCTGATGCCGCCGGAAGGTGGGCGGCGAGAGCGGGGAATGTGGGCGTTGCTGATGCTGCTGGCGCTGCTGGCGGCGTTCTACATCGGGCGCGAGGGCAGCATGTATCCGCTGGCGCTGGCCAGCCTGCCACTGGCCCTGCTGCTGTGGTCGGCGGCACGTTACCCGCCGATCTTCACTGCCTGCGCCACGATGGGGGTGACCGTATTCCTGGCGCTGATGCTGGGGCTGGGCGCGGGCGGGTTCCAGCGCCCGGAAACACTGCAGGACACCACCCTGATGATGGGCGCGTTGGTGGTGCATTCGGTGATCCCGATGCTGCTGGTGGCCTCCTACCAGGAACGCTTCAACGTGATGGCCGCGCTGCACCACCGCGCCACCCGCGACCCGCTGACCGGGCTGCTCAACCGCGACGCCTTCGAGGAGCAGGCGCGCGCGGCGCTGGGCGAAGGTGGCGAAACCCTGACCCTGCTGTACACCGACCTCGACCACTTCAAGCTGGTCAACGACTCCGCCAGCCACGTCGCCGGCGACGAGATGATCCGCGGCGTCGCCGCACTGGTCAGCGCCGAGTTTCATGACACCGCGCTGATCGCGCGCACCGGCGGCGACGAGTTCGCGGTGCTGGCGCGGCTCGACGCCGCGGGTGCGAATGCGCGTGGACGCCGCCTGCTGGCCGCGATCGAGGCCATGCGCGTGGCTTGGCAAGGACAGAACCTGGGCACCACCGCCAGCATCGGCCTGACCACCAGCCAGCCACCGCACATGGCCTTCGACGAATTGCTGTCGAAAACCGACGCCGCCTGCTTCGAGGCAAAGGAACTGGGCGGCAACGGGCTGTTCGCGACCGAGCAGGACGCCGAAGGCATCCACGTCCGCACCCGCCTGATGCACAGCGCGATGGCCGCGCGCGAGGCGCTGGACCAGCGGCGCGTCGAATTGTGGTGCCAGCCGATCGTCGACCTGCGCAGCCCCGGCATGCAGCAGACGCATTTCGAGGTACTGATGCGCTGGCGCGATGCCGACGGCAACCTGCGTTCACCGGCGGAACTGATCGCCGCCGCCGAACGCTACCGGTTGGGACCGCGGCTGGACCGCTACGTCTGCGGCGAAGTGCTGGGTTGGCTGGAAGCGCATCCCGAGGCGGCCGCGAAGGTCGAGCAGTGCAGCATCAACCTCGGCGCGGCGACACTGACCGACGAAGACTTCAGCGACTACTTCGCCAATCGCCTGCGACGCAGCACCCTTCACCCGGAGCAGTTCTGCCTGGAGATCACCGAGACCAGCGTGGTTCGCGACATGACGCGTACGCGACACTTCATCGGCCGCATGCGCGACCTCGGCTGCCGCTTCGCGCTGGACGACTTCGGCACCGGCTTCTGCTCGTTCGGCTACCTGCGCGACCTCGACGTGGACTACCTGAAGATCGACGGCAGCTTCGTCCGCGACCTCGACCACTCCAGCCTGTCGGAAGCGGTGGTGCGCTCGATCACCGAGATCGCCCACCTTCTGGGCAAGCGGGCGGTCGGCGAGCAGGCGGAAACCGAATTGCAGCTGCAGCACCTGCGCGCACTGGGCGTGGACTACGCCCAGGGCTACGTGTTCCAGCGACCTCAGCCGATCGAGGCGTTCTTCGGCCTGCCCGAAAAGACCTGAGCCGCGCCGGCCTCGAGGGCCTGGATCGCCAGTGCATCGTCCAGCAGGCCAGCCGCGGTGACATCCGCGCCGGCACCCGGCCCCTGGATCACTAGCGGGCGTTCGCGATACCGATCCGACCAGATCGCGACGCGATTGTCGGTACCGGCGCCACCGACCAGCGGGTGGTCGGCGGGCAGCGACTCCAACCCGACCGTGGCCAGGCCGCCAGCCTGCAGGCGGCCGACGAAGCGCAGCTTCTCGCCATTCCGATACGCCGCCGCGTAACGCTCGCGCAGCGGTGCGTCGACCACAGTGAGACCTTCGGCAACGCCGTCGCGTGGGAGCGATGCCAGCGCGTCCGGCACCAGCGATTCCACCTGCACGGCATCGGCCTCCAGTGGGTAGCCGCTGGCGCGGGCCAGGATCAACAGCTTGCGGCGCACGTCTTCGCCGGACAGGTCATCGCGCGGGTCGGGCTCGGTGTAGCCGGCCTCGCCGGCCTGGCGGACGAAGCCGGAAAACGGCCGCAGGCCGTCGTACTGGTTGAACAGCCAGGCCATCGACCCCGACAACACCCCGGCAATCGCATGGATGCGATCGCCGCCGGCCTGCAGCGCGCGCAGGCTGCGCAGCAGCGGAAGGCCCGCGCCGACCGTCGCGCTGTCGCCGTAGCGCGTGCCGCCGACCGACTGCGCCGCCTGGATCGCATGCCAGCGCGACAGCGAGGTGCCCTGCCCCAGCTTGCAGGCGGTGACCACGTGGATGCCGCGGGCCAGCCAGTGCGAATGCCGCGTGGCGACCTGTTCGGATGCAGTGGCGTCGATGACGATGCGCGAGCCATGACCGGCCAGCACGTCGTCGACTGCCTCCAGCGAACTCGCATGCGGCGGGTTGCGCAACAACATGTCGCGGGTGTCGGCGGGGATGCCGTCGCGGTTGCTGATCGCGAAGCGCGAGTTGGCCGCATGCACCAGCGACAGCCGCTCGCCACGCGGCGTACCGGCCCAACTGGCCAGGCGTGCCCAGACCACGCTGCCCACGACCCCGGTCCCGAGCAAGGCTACGCGAGCCGGCCTGGAACTGGGACTGCGCAGCGGCGCGATCCGTGCACTCACGGTGCGGCGGCCTTGCGTTTGTCCTGGCAGGTCTGCGCACGGTCGAGTGCGGCACCGATGTCGGCCAGCAGGTCATCGGCGTGTTCGATGCCGATCGACAACCGCAGCAGGCCGTCGGAAATGCCGGCGACCGCGCGCGCTTCCGGGCTCATCGCCGCGTGGGTCATCGTTGCCGGATGTGCGACCAGGCTTTCCACACCGCCCAGCGACTCCGCCAGGGTGAAGTACTGCAGGCCATCGACGAACGCACGCACCGCGGCTTCGCCACCGGCCAGTTCGACGCTGAGCATCGCGCCGAAGCCATGCTGCTGGCGCGCTGCCAACGCGTGCCCCGCATGCGAGGCCAGGCCGGGGTAGTAAAGCGTGCCGACCGCCGGGTGGCCGTCGAGCAAGCCGACCAGCGCCTCAGTGTTCTCCTGGTGCACGCGCAGGCGCGCATCCAGCGTGCGCAGCCCGCGCAGGGTGAGGAAGCTGTCGAACGGCGAGCCGGTCAGGCCCAGGCAATTCGCCCACCAGGTGAGTTGTTCGTGCTGCGCCCTGTCCTTCGACACTACCGCGCCACCGACCACGTCGCTGTGGCCGTTGATGTACTTGGTGGTCGAATGCAGCACGAAGTCGGCGTCGAAATCCTCGATCGGCCGCTGCAGCGCCGGCGACAGGAAGGTGTTGTCGACCAGTGCCAGCGCACCGGCCTTGTGCGCGGCATCGATCACGAAGCGCAGGTCGGTGATCCGCAGCAGCGGGTTGGACGGCGTCTCGATCCAGACCAACTTCGGCGACCCCTGCAGCGCTTCGGCCAGCGCGCGCGGATCGGTCAGGTCGCAGGTGATGAGCTCGAACGCGCCCTTCTTCGCAAGCGCGTTGAACAGGCGCCAGCTGCCGCCGTAGCAGTCGTGCGGTACCACCAGCGTATCGCCCGGCTGCAGCAGTGCGTTCAGGGCCAGGGTGATCGCGCCCATGCCGGTCGCGGTGACCACGCCGCCGGCGCCGCCTTCGAGTTCGGCCAACGCCTCGCCGAGCAGGTCGCGGGTGGGATTGCCGCTGCGGGTGTAGTCGTACTGGCGCTTCTCGCCGAAGCCGGCGAAGCTGAAATTCGACGACAGCACCAGTGGCGGAGTGACCGCACCGAACGCGAGGTCGCGGTCGATGCCGGCGCGCACCGCGCGGGTGGCGCGGCGCGCGTGGGTAGCGGTCGGGGCCTGGCTCATACGGATACTCCAATCGGATCGTTGTAGTCGTGGACGGGGGATGGACGTTGCTTGCCGGCCTGCAATTCGCCTGCGAGCAGCGCG of the Thermomonas carbonis genome contains:
- a CDS encoding O-succinylhomoserine (thiol)-lyase, which translates into the protein MSQAPTATHARRATRAVRAGIDRDLAFGAVTPPLVLSSNFSFAGFGEKRQYDYTRSGNPTRDLLGEALAELEGGAGGVVTATGMGAITLALNALLQPGDTLVVPHDCYGGSWRLFNALAKKGAFELITCDLTDPRALAEALQGSPKLVWIETPSNPLLRITDLRFVIDAAHKAGALALVDNTFLSPALQRPIEDFDADFVLHSTTKYINGHSDVVGGAVVSKDRAQHEQLTWWANCLGLTGSPFDSFLTLRGLRTLDARLRVHQENTEALVGLLDGHPAVGTLYYPGLASHAGHALAARQQHGFGAMLSVELAGGEAAVRAFVDGLQYFTLAESLGGVESLVAHPATMTHAAMSPEARAVAGISDGLLRLSIGIEHADDLLADIGAALDRAQTCQDKRKAAAP
- a CDS encoding putative bifunctional diguanylate cyclase/phosphodiesterase encodes the protein MDASLAGERVAGALLTGLYFAGAVIAVLYLRTPADVTLFWPAAGIGYAAVLRYGLKQAPTIAIAQLLLHLFVVPVPSTFLLYSVASNSVATVLACAYVHYSRKQLQFRINDGLLLLRGGLLLGAISAAIGTVGMLQGDMIPTGDLPRVYLQWLLGDLLGITAVTPSLLFLFNINRRNTTHLMPPEGGRRERGMWALLMLLALLAAFYIGREGSMYPLALASLPLALLLWSAARYPPIFTACATMGVTVFLALMLGLGAGGFQRPETLQDTTLMMGALVVHSVIPMLLVASYQERFNVMAALHHRATRDPLTGLLNRDAFEEQARAALGEGGETLTLLYTDLDHFKLVNDSASHVAGDEMIRGVAALVSAEFHDTALIARTGGDEFAVLARLDAAGANARGRRLLAAIEAMRVAWQGQNLGTTASIGLTTSQPPHMAFDELLSKTDAACFEAKELGGNGLFATEQDAEGIHVRTRLMHSAMAAREALDQRRVELWCQPIVDLRSPGMQQTHFEVLMRWRDADGNLRSPAELIAAAERYRLGPRLDRYVCGEVLGWLEAHPEAAAKVEQCSINLGAATLTDEDFSDYFANRLRRSTLHPEQFCLEITETSVVRDMTRTRHFIGRMRDLGCRFALDDFGTGFCSFGYLRDLDVDYLKIDGSFVRDLDHSSLSEAVVRSITEIAHLLGKRAVGEQAETELQLQHLRALGVDYAQGYVFQRPQPIEAFFGLPEKT
- a CDS encoding homoserine dehydrogenase; translated protein: MSARIAPLRSPSSRPARVALLGTGVVGSVVWARLASWAGTPRGERLSLVHAANSRFAISNRDGIPADTRDMLLRNPPHASSLEAVDDVLAGHGSRIVIDATASEQVATRHSHWLARGIHVVTACKLGQGTSLSRWHAIQAAQSVGGTRYGDSATVGAGLPLLRSLRALQAGGDRIHAIAGVLSGSMAWLFNQYDGLRPFSGFVRQAGEAGYTEPDPRDDLSGEDVRRKLLILARASGYPLEADAVQVESLVPDALASLPRDGVAEGLTVVDAPLRERYAAAYRNGEKLRFVGRLQAGGLATVGLESLPADHPLVGGAGTDNRVAIWSDRYRERPLVIQGPGAGADVTAAGLLDDALAIQALEAGAAQVFSGRPKNASIG